CCCCCGAGGCTTCAGCCACTCCGTTGTCTCCACCACGGGGAACGACGGGTAGGTTCTGGCGGGAAAGTATAAGGGCGGCGGGGGAGCGACGCTCTAGGACTCCCTTCCAAGCCTGCGCGGTCTCATTCGCATCTGCTGGGCGCACAATTGCCAGGTTCGGAATTGCGCGGTATGCGGCAAGGTGCTCAACCGGCTGATGTGTCGGTCCGTCCTCACCAACACCGATGGAGTCATGTGTCCACACGTATGTAACGGGCAGGTTCATGAGCGCGGCTAGCCGCACCGCACCGCGCATGTAGTCTGCAAAGACGAAGAAGGTTCCGCCATAGACGCGGGTGAGTCCATCCGCTGCGATTCCGTTCATGACCCCGCCCATGGCGTGCTCCCGAACGCCGAAGTGCAGGTTCCGTCCGAACACGTTGCCGGTGAATGCCTTTGAGGAGCGACGCTCTGGAATGAAGGAAGGTTCGCCCGCAATCAAAGTGTTGTTCGATCCTGCCAGGTCTGCTGATCCACCCCAGAGTTCAGGCATGATCTTCGCAATGGCATTGATCGTCGTGCCGGATGCCGCACGCGTAGCTACTTCCGTCCCGGCCTCAAATTCTGGGAAGGCCTCATCAAAGCCAGCCGGTAGTTCACCGGAGCGGATCCGATTGAACAGTTCAACCTTGTCGTGGTTACCTTCAGCCCACACGCGGAATGCCTCATCCCATTCCCGCATCGCTGCATCCGCGCGGGAGAGCGCATTCTCTCGGGTGTAGGCAATGATGTCTTCGTCCATCTGGAACATCTCGCTTGGGTCCAGCCCCAGCGCCTCCTTGAGACCTGTGAGAGCTTCGCCGCCCAACTTGGAGCCGTGGATTCCCCCGGTGTCCTGCTTGCCAGGGGTCGGCCACCCAATGATTGTCGACAAGGCGATTAGGGATGGCTTCGCGTCTTCGGCAAGAGCATTGTTGATAGCCTCATCCAGGCCATGGACGTCCTCGACATACTCCGCCCCGTCCCGACGCCAAGCCACTTTCTGCGTGTGCCATCCGTAGGCCTCAAAACGCCCCAAGACATCCTCATTAAAGGAAATTGACGTGTCGTCTTCGATGCTGATTCGGTTATCGTCATAGATCACCACGAGGTTGCCAAGCTCCTGGGTTCCCGCAAGCGATGCGGCCTCGGACGCGATTCCCTCTTGGAGGCACCCGTCACCAACGATGACGTATACGTTGTGATCGAACGGTGACTTACCGAGTTCGGTGTTGGGATCGAACATTCCGTGTTCGCGGCGGGCGGCCATCGCCATACCCACAGCGGCAGCAAAACCTGACCCCAGCGGGCCCGTTGTGACCTCGATGCCTTCTGTGTGCCCCAGTTCCGGGTGACCGGGGGTCTTGGAACCGAAGTGGCGGAAGCCCTGCAGATCTTCCATTTCGAGGCCGACTCCCGCATAGTACAGCTGGATGTACTGCAGGAGAGAGGCGTGGCCCGCGGAAAGAACGAACCTGTCGCGGCCAACCCACTGGGCATCACGGGGATCAAACCGAAGGTGACGCTGATAGATCAGGTAAGCGGCTGCCGCGAGGGAGATTGGGGTACCCGGGTGTCCGGAACCCGCATTCTCTACGGCATCTCCAGCCAGTGCTTTGGCCAGCTTCACAGCCCTATCATCACGTTCGTCCCAGTTCAGCGTCACAGTGACACCACCTTCTTCGAGTAGTTGAATACATCTTTGATTCAGTCATCAAACACAACCCAGCTTAGCTTGGTGTGTCAGACTGTATGGGCATGACAGAATCAAGCTGTGAGTCCACAGGTAGCAAATCCCAGCCATGATGAGCTGCAGTGGTTTCTTGATGACATGACTGTTGTGAAGGGGGCATCGCCCCACACGGTCAGTAACTATCGTCGTGACCTCAAGCGATTTATTGAGGTGATCGCTCCGGTGAAGGTACTTGATGCATCCCGCGAGAATGTTGAAGCCTTTGCCAAGGCACTCGCGGAAGGTGAGGACGGAGGTTCGGGCCTAGCTCCCTCATCGATTGCCCGGGCTCTTTCAGCGGTTCGATCTTTCTACAAGTGGGCTATCAAAGAGCAGCTCATCGCCGCAAACCCCGCTGCTGACGTGCAGGCACCCCACGGACCGGACTCGCTTCCAAAGGCACTCACCGTGCACCAGGTAACAGCGCTGTTGGATGCGGCTGGAAAAGGGGATGGGCCGCGCGCTCTGCGAGACCGAGCGCTCTTAGAACTCTTGTATGGCACTGGCGCCCGAGTGTCAGAAGCAATCTCGCTGGCCGTGGACGACCTCGACCTCGACAAAGGGGACGATGCAGACGCGGTTTCAGTCGTGAGACTGTGGGGCAAGGGAAGGAAGGAACGCCTCGTGCCTCTGGGTGGGTACGCGGTATCGGCCGTGGAAGCATATCTTGTTCGAGGCCGTCCCGCATTGGCACAGAAAGGACCGGGGACGTCGGCGCTCTTTCTGAATTTGCGAGGGCGGGCGCTATCCCGGCAGTCTGCGTGGGAGATTATCCAGAATGCCGCGGTGGCGGCCGGCATTACCCAGGATATTTCGCCCCACACTTTGCGCCACTCGTTCGCAACCCACCTGCTGGAGGGCGGTGCTTCGGTGCGTGAGGTGCAGGAACTTCTGGGTCATGCCAGTGTTTCAACGACGCAGATCTACACGAAGATGTCGCCGACCTTGCTTACGGAAGTTTTCCGTTCGACCCATCCGCGCGCGTAGGACCCAGAAGTTGCTTGGAGGCGCTAAAGTTGGGCTTGTGAGCGAGGATTTCCAGTTGGCCCTAGTGGGCGTCGAAGAAGAAGACGAT
This genomic stretch from Schaalia sp. JY-X169 harbors:
- a CDS encoding site-specific tyrosine recombinase XerD; its protein translation is MSPQVANPSHDELQWFLDDMTVVKGASPHTVSNYRRDLKRFIEVIAPVKVLDASRENVEAFAKALAEGEDGGSGLAPSSIARALSAVRSFYKWAIKEQLIAANPAADVQAPHGPDSLPKALTVHQVTALLDAAGKGDGPRALRDRALLELLYGTGARVSEAISLAVDDLDLDKGDDADAVSVVRLWGKGRKERLVPLGGYAVSAVEAYLVRGRPALAQKGPGTSALFLNLRGRALSRQSAWEIIQNAAVAAGITQDISPHTLRHSFATHLLEGGASVREVQELLGHASVSTTQIYTKMSPTLLTEVFRSTHPRA
- the tkt gene encoding transketolase; protein product: MTLNWDERDDRAVKLAKALAGDAVENAGSGHPGTPISLAAAAYLIYQRHLRFDPRDAQWVGRDRFVLSAGHASLLQYIQLYYAGVGLEMEDLQGFRHFGSKTPGHPELGHTEGIEVTTGPLGSGFAAAVGMAMAARREHGMFDPNTELGKSPFDHNVYVIVGDGCLQEGIASEAASLAGTQELGNLVVIYDDNRISIEDDTSISFNEDVLGRFEAYGWHTQKVAWRRDGAEYVEDVHGLDEAINNALAEDAKPSLIALSTIIGWPTPGKQDTGGIHGSKLGGEALTGLKEALGLDPSEMFQMDEDIIAYTRENALSRADAAMREWDEAFRVWAEGNHDKVELFNRIRSGELPAGFDEAFPEFEAGTEVATRAASGTTINAIAKIMPELWGGSADLAGSNNTLIAGEPSFIPERRSSKAFTGNVFGRNLHFGVREHAMGGVMNGIAADGLTRVYGGTFFVFADYMRGAVRLAALMNLPVTYVWTHDSIGVGEDGPTHQPVEHLAAYRAIPNLAIVRPADANETAQAWKGVLERRSPAALILSRQNLPVVPRGGDNGVAEASGVLRGAYTLVDTESRPDVILMASGSEVSIALEASEILGSEGIGARVVSVPCMEWFADQDEDYRESVFPSDVAARVSVEAGIAMPWAKLVGPNGRSVSIESFGAPGAGDTLFEHFGLTPAAVVAAAKESVAAVK